In Canis aureus isolate CA01 chromosome 12, VMU_Caureus_v.1.0, whole genome shotgun sequence, a genomic segment contains:
- the CD2 gene encoding T-cell surface antigen CD2: MNLACQILASFLLIFVFYIKGEVLETKLVWGALGHDFDLDSAGFQMNAKIDHIRWEKGKTKVAELKTGILKDTHGKYNISTNGFLKIKHLMMNDSDIYKVAIYDKDGKSVLRRNYQLKIQEKVSTPKILWSCGNQSLTCEITSGTDPTLMLYVNQTMIKNLLNMTIVQWNWTSQQEMTVSCTAKNEVSQKREEKIINCSEKGLDIYLIVGICGGGTIFIIFMTLLIFYINKRKKQNSRRNDEELGPRAHRVTTKEKGRKPRQFPGSTPPNPAVSQPPPPPSHRAQAPCHRPPPPSHRVQHHQQKKPPAPSATQVHQQKGPPLPRPRVQPKPPHGATESS, encoded by the exons ATGAACCTCGCATGTCAAATCTTAGCCAGCTTCCTTCTGATTTTCGTCTTTTACATCAAAG GTGAGGTCCTTGAAACCAAGCTTGTCTGGGGTGCCCTTGGTCATGACTTTGACCTGGACTCTGCTGGTTTTCAAATGAATGCTAAGATAGACCATATCCGATGGGAAAAAGGCAAAACCAAGGTTGCAGAACTCAAAACAGGCATACTTAAAGACACACAtggaaaatacaacatatcaacaAACGGATTTCTGAAAATTAAACATCTGATGATGAATGACAGCGATATCTACAAGGTGGCTATATATGATAAAGATGGAAAGAGTGTATTGAGAAGAAATTATCAATTGAAGATTCAAG aaaaggtCTCAACACCTAAGATCCTCTGGAGTTGTGGCAACCAATCCCTGACCTGTGAGATAACAAGTGGAACTGACCCTACATTAATGCTGTATGTAAATCAGACCATGATCAAAAACCTTCTTAACATGACGATCGTGCAATGGAATTGGACATCCCAACAGGAAATGACAGTCAGTTGCACAGCAAAAAATGAAGTCAgccagaaaagggaagagaaaatcaTCAACTGTTCAG AGAAGGGCCTGGACATCTATCTCATTGTTGGCATTTGTGGAGGAGGCACCATCTTCATTATCTTTATGACACTACTCATTTTctacatcaacaagagaaaaaaacagaacagtaGGAGAAATG ATGAGGAGCTGGGGCCACGAGCACACAGAGTAACCACCAAGGAAAAGGGCCGGAAGCCCCGTCAGTTTCCAGGATCAACTCCTCCAAATCCAGCTGTGTCCCAACCTCCGCCACCACCTAGTCATCGGGCCCAGGCCCCTTGTCATCGGCCCCCGCCTCCGAGCCACCGCGTCCAGCACCACCAGCAGAAGAAGCCTCCTGCTCCATCGGCCACACAAGTTCACCAGCAGAAGGGTCCTCCCCTCCCTCGGCCTCGAGTTCAACCGAAACCTCCCCATGGGGCCACTGAAAGCTCGTAA